One segment of Vicugna pacos unplaced genomic scaffold, VicPac4 scaffold_20, whole genome shotgun sequence DNA contains the following:
- the LOC140693666 gene encoding uncharacterized protein, which produces MAARLGSAPAGGPELRSLPPLLTGAAGRKTRRKPSSPTSLSSSRCRRLSPLSRHRSRRRLGPLSRNSRLSRHRSLYRHRRPPSPLSWHRSRRRFSRYRRRCRLTPSAGTAASTATAARPAPSAGTAAAAASAPSAGTSTAASSAPSAGTAASTATAARPAVGQEPLHRRQMYLTMYVNNDYKLKTEKNCHFCQLGCRKIWTSGFHKWAEEDVKTLQEREVAYINADSYTEGNYTLRVDCTPLLFQLVYKLTEEWKNQTSFIWRNAIGC; this is translated from the exons atggccgcgcgcttggggtccgcaccAGCTGGTGGCCCCGAGCTtcgttcactgccaccgctgctgaccggagCCGCTGGTCGG AAAACCAGGCGAAAGCCTTCGAGTCCCACAAGTCTTTCCAGCAGCCGCTGCCgacgcctcagccccctcagccggcaccgcagccgccgccgcctcggccccctcagccggaacagccgcctcagccggcaccgcagcctctaccgtcaccgccgaccgcccagccccctcagctggcaccgcagccgccgccgcttcagccggtaccggcgccgatgccgcctcaccccttcagctggcaccgcagcctctaccgccaccgccgcccgcccagccccctcagccggcaccgcagccgccgccgcctcggccccctcagccggtacctccactgctgcctcctcagccccttcagccggcaccgccgcctcaaccgccaccgccgcccgcccagctgtgggtcaggagccgctgcacagacg gcagatgtacctaaccatgtatgttaacaatgattacaagctgaagactgagaagaactgccatttttgccagctgggatgcagaaaaatttggacttctgggttccacaaatgggctgag gaggatgtgaaaacactccaggagagagaggttgcatatatcaatgcagactcatacacagaag gcaattatactctcagagttgactgtacaccccttcttttccagttggtatataaactgacagaagag tggaagaatcagacatcattcatctggagaaatgctattggttgctga